The Pochonia chlamydosporia 170 chromosome Unknown PCv3seq00012, whole genome shotgun sequence genome has a segment encoding these proteins:
- a CDS encoding reverse transcriptase (similar to Talaromyces marneffei ATCC 18224 XP_002145850.1), which produces MADPPEGPIVVETDSPTASPRRTTRPTKPTGKVQDTLRSLENAAAKPAGKPASRVTRGSHAEVDVEPAVDGRKARSAGDTGKVMLQKVLELLGRVSGEVGELKGKIFEQNDRILGQVERIGQQEDLIRELQAQVRELKEDYSRETKESRNELHNTREELKQVREQLEVMKTAAASAQSSPQATYAEIARTPPLSQPTKIQSLSSMRTTPSSFTDTLHCTIDVSRVTEQDKHKAQVGTIRLAIEDEVRAKEGFETWRCAAAVKDARNTDRIKVICRNEVELQLVKEVAEKTVVPGARVLRDQLYPVKVDNANRTAVVDEEGNILPGAAEALGAENNVNIAKISWLSKREAGKAYGSMVVYVTKGGDARRLLDNHYFDLAGESAKTNVFEPRIGPVQCYKCQEIGHKRFTCKKPEVCGRCARPGHHHKECHAVEPKALRMLQLNVRKQEPVQLSLMNDPDLKEYAVLAVSEPYARTIDGKVFTAPLGHSNWTRIIPTHTEDTKWPIRSMLWVRRDIEVDQMPVPSADLTAAVLRLEGREVLVVSVYVEGRDERALKSATGQLHGLIQQFRNGTGRRTDVVLAGDFNRHDLLWGGDDVSAKRQGEAEPIIDLMNEHGLCSLLPRGTKTWQGRDAETTIDLVLATSELAEEMVECGIHPTEHGSDHRAIRTAFDIAMPERTATHRLLLKNAPWTMISARVEDNLRPLPWTVDVQTQTDQLMEVMLEAIHELTPRIYTFWRNQARTQRRTGRASPDLEVRAKDASKEYHDGIRKQKKAHWEGFLAEDANIWKAARYLQAGKDTMEDKVPPLRKEDGSIAKENTEQAQELLETFFPPLPTRIDAEDRRPQRDALSMPDLTLEEIEEKIMAAKPWKAPGEDGLPAMVWKRLWPVVKYRVWTLFDRSLRDGVVPHQWRSAKIIPLKKPDKGDYTVAKAWRPISLLSTLGKIMEAVIAERISYAVETCGLLPANHFGARKRRSAEQALLLLQEQIYKAWRAGKVLSLISFDVKGAYNGVCKERLLQRMLARGIPVGLVRWTDAFCSGRTACVVVNGHTSERRELSQSGLPQGSPLSPILFLFFNADLVQRKINANGGSIAFVDDYTAWVTGPTAEDNRVGIQSVIGDALKWEACSGATFEADKTAVIHFTRTAARSSDEPYLIKGKEVNPQNSVKILGVIMDANLRYKEHMTRAAAKGLTAAMGLRRLKMLSPRTARQLFVSTVAPVMDYASNVWMHSCGAQELAWLNRVQMAGAQAITGAFSKVATAVAEAEASIQTVQERHTQAATRLWVNVCTLPQTHPLTRSKYKAKRRFVSPMQKIAITMAKTNTERLETIHEYTIPPWSDRIPVVGEHYDYVETDQAPNDVEGIIIATASSQKGDTVGMGGVVRDTTINSAGEVLASYSVTIGTRDEQNPYTAELAAIAMVLKCMPAGLHRRDLTVMTSNRSALQVIRRPRQQSGQCTIRQIYERTQYLQRRGCSVSLMWVPAENEDFTLKALAKAAAKRAAMCGETPDERPYQARSTKLRLAKVAQQQLGELPEGVASTLADRASAAEDRTLNT; this is translated from the exons ATGGCGGACCCGCCTGAAGGTCCGATCGTGGTGGAGACTGACAGCCCCACCGCATCACCGAGACGAACGACGCGTCCGACGAAGCCCACGGGGAAAGTTCAAGACACGCTTCGCTCCCTTGAAAATGCGGCAGCAAAGCCAGCCGGGAAGCCGGCGAGCCGAGTGACGCGTGGATCTCATGCAGAAGTAGATGTTGAGCCAGCGGTAGATGGCAGGAAGGCCCGTAGCGCTGGCGATACGGGGAAGGTGATGTTACAGAAggtgttggagttgctgggAAGGGTTAGCGGCGAGGTAGGAGAGTTAAAAGGAAAGATATTCGAACAAAACGACAGGATTCTGGGTCAGGTAGAGCGGATCGGCCAACAGGAAGACTTGATTCGGGAGCTCCAGGCACAAGTGAGAGAACTGAAGGAAGACTATAGCCGCGAGACCAAGGAATCGCGAAATGAACTCCATAACACCAGAGAAGAACTAAAGCAAGTTCGAGAGCAGTTAGAGGTCATGAAAACTGCTGCGGCCTCGGCACAAAGCAGCCCGCAAGCAACGTACGCAGAGATCGCGCGAACACCGCCACTAAGCCAGCCAACAAAAATACAGTCTCTGTCATCAATGCgcacaacaccatcatcattcaCGGACACTCTGCACTGCACAATCGACGTTTCTAGAGTCACGGAACAGGACAAGCATAAGGCCCAAGTTGGTACGATTAGGCTGGCGATTGAGGACGAAGTGAGGGCGAAGGAGGGTTTCGAGACGTGGAGATGTGCTGCAGCAGTCAAGGACGCGAGGAACACGGACCGCATCAAGGTCATCTGTCGAAACGAAGTCGAGCTGCAACTGGTTAAGGAGGTTGCGGAGAAAACCGTCGTGCCAGGAGCTCGTGTCTTGCGAGATCAACTCTACCCGGTTAAAGTCGACAACGCCAACCGAACTGCGGTCGTGGACGAAGAGGGTAACATCCTACCGGGTGCTGCGGAAGCTCTCGGTGCCGAGAACAACGTGAACATAGcaaagatatcatggctaAGCAAGAGAGAAGCTGGTAAAGCGTACGGGTCAATGGTAGTGTACGTGACCAAAGGGGGCGATGCGAGGAGGCTGCTTGATAACCACTACTTCGACCTAGCCGGGGAGTCGGCCAAGACCAACGTCTTTGAACCAAGGATAGGACCGGTGCAATGCTACAAGTGCCAGGAGATTGGCCACAAGAGGTTCACATGCAAGAAACCTGAGGTCTGCGGAAGGTGCGCGAGACCCGGTCATCACCATAAAGAGTGCCATGCGGTGGAACCAAA GGCCCTTCGTATGCTACAGCTCAATGTGAGAAAGCAAGAACCCGTACAGCTTAGCTTGATGAACGACCCAGACCTAAAGGAGTACGCAGTGCTTGCGGTATCAGAACCGTACGCAAGGACAATAGACGGTAAAGTTTTTACAGCCCCATTGGGGCATAGCAACTGGACAAGGATAATACCTACACACACGGAGGATACGAAGTGGCCAATTCGGAGCATGCTTTGGGTGCGAAGAGATATCGAGGTGGATCAGATGCCTGTACCGTCGGCCGATCTTACAGCGGCGGTGCTGCGATTGGAGGGGCGAGAAGTCTTGGTGGTATCGGTGTACGTGGAGGGGAGAGATGAGCGAGCCCTGAAATCGGCAACGGGACAATTGCATGGCTTGATTCAGCAATTTCGAAACGGGACAGGTCGACGTACGGATGTGGTGTTAGCGGGAGACTTCAATCGTCATGATCTTCTGTGGGGAGGAGATGACGTGTCAGCCAAAAGACAGGGTGAGGCGGAGCCTATTATTGATCTGATGAACGAGCATGGCCTCTGTAGTCTACTGCCAAGGGGCACAAAGACGTGGCAGGGCCGTGATGCAGAAACCACTATCGATCTAGTTCTTGCGACGTCAgagctggcggaggagatggtGGAGTGTGGCATCCACCCAACCGAGCACGGATCCGACCACAGAGCAATTCGGACTGCGTTCGACATAGCGATGCCCGAGAGGACAGCGACGCATAGACTCTTATTGAAGAATGCTCCGTGGACAATGATATCGGCCAGGGTGGAGGACAATCTTCGACCACTACCCTGGACGGTCGACGTGCAGACGCAGACCGACCAGTTGATGGAAGTTATGCTAGAGGCAATCCACGAATTAACACCTCGA ATTTACACGTTCTGGCGAAACCAAGCAAGAACACAACGGCGAACAGGTAGGGCAAGTCCCGACCTGGAAGTTCGAGCTAAAGACGCATCCAAAGAATACCACGATGGGATTCGGAAACAGAAGAAAGCTCACTGGGAGGGATTCCtggcagaagatgccaaTATTTGGAAGGCGGCCAGGTACCTCCAAGCAGGCAAGGACACCATGGAGGATAAGGTGCCACCGTTGAGGAAGGAAGACGGATCGATAGCTAAAGAAAATACGGAACAGGCCCAGGAGCTGCTTGAAACCTTTTTCCCGCCACTGCCAACACggattgatgcagaagatCGACGACCGCAACGCGACGCCCTGTCAATGCCGGACCTCACGCTGGAAGAAATCGAGGAAAAGATAATGGCGGCAAAACCTTGGAAGGCTCCAGGAGAGGATGGTTTGCCGGCCATGGTGTGGAAACGCCTATGGCCGGTGGTGAAGTATCGAGTCTGGACTCTTTTTGACCGTTCACTCCGAGACGGCGTGGTACCGCATCAGTGGAGGAGTGCCAAGATCATCCCGCTCAAGAAGCCAGACAAAGGAGACTACACGGTAGCGAAAGCCTGGCGACCAATATCTCTCCTGTCAACACTAGGCAAAATAATGGAAGCAGTTATCGCAGAACGGATCTCCTACGCAGTCGAGACCTGCGGACTCTTGCCCGCGAACCATTTCGGAGCGAGGAAAAGACGGTCAGCCGAGCAAGCGCTCTTGCTTCTGCAGGAACAGATATACAAGGCATGGAGGGCTGGCAAGGTGCTCAGCCTCATAAGCTTTGACGTGAAAGGCGCTTACAACGGAGTGTGCAAAGAAcggctgctgcaaaggatgTTGGCAAGAGGCATACCAGTCGGCCTGGTCAGATGGACGGACGCCTTCTGTTCCGGCAGGACAGCTTGCGTGGTAGTAAATGGGCACACGTCGGAACGAAGAGAGTTGTCTCAGTCCGGTCTGCCTCAGGGATCACCACTTTCGCCGATCTTGTTCCTGTTCTTCAACGCAGACTTGGTGCAAAGAAAAATCAACGCTAATGGTGGCTCGATCGCCTTTGTGGACGATTATACGGCTTGGGTGACCGGGCCAACGGCAGAGGACAACCGGGTTGGCATTCAATCAGTCATTGGTGATGCCCTCAAATGGGAGGCATGCAGCGgcgcaacatttgaagcagaCAAGACGGCAGTAATTCATTTCACAAGGACTGCTGCTCGGTCCAGTGACGAACCATATCTGatcaaaggaaaggaagtAAACCCACAAAATAGTGTAAAGATCTTGGGGGTAATAATGGACGCAAACCTGCGGTACAAAGAACACATGACTAGAGCAGCTGCCAAAGGCCTCACGGCTGCCATGGGTctgagaagattgaagatgctTTCACCTCGAACGGCTAGACAACTCTTTGTGTCGACAGTCGCACCTGTTATGGACTACGCGTCGAATGTGTGGATGCACTCCTGCGGTGCGCAGGAACTGGCATGGCTAAATAGAGTGCAGATGGCGGGTGCACAGGCGATTACAGGAGCTTTCAGCAAAGTAGCCACAGCAGTGGCCGAAGCAGAGGCCAGTATTCAAACAGTGCAGGAGCGACACActcaagcagcaacaaggctctGGGTCAACGTTTGCACACTTCCGCAGACACATCCACTGACAAGATCGAAATACAAAGCTAAACGACGTTTCGTGTCGCCAATGCAGAAAATCGCCATAACGATGGCAAAGACCAACACGGAACGCTTGGAAACAATCCACGAGTACACTATACCACCTTGGAGTGATCGCATACCCGTAGTGGGCGAGCATTATGACTATGTGGAAACAGACCAGGCACCAAACGACGTGGAAGgtatcatcatcgccactgCCTCCTCGCAAAAAGGTGACACAGTGGGAATGGGAGGTGTTGTGCGTGACACAACGATCAATAGTGCTGGCGAGGTGCTGGCTAGCTACTCCGTCACCATTGGAACACGGGATGAGCAGAATCCGTACACGGCGGAACTGGCAGCTATTGCGATGGTGCTTAAATGCATGCCTGCAGGGCTCCATCGTCGGGATCTGACTGTCATGACAAGCAACCGATCGGCACTACAAGTTATCCGACGACCACGGCAACAATCCGGCCAGTGCACTATACGCCAGATATACGAACGTACCCAGTATCTTCAAAGGAGAGGCTGCTCTGTTTCACTCATGTGGGTGCCGGCGGAGAACGAAGATTTTACACTAAAAGCGctcgccaaggcagcagcgaAGAGAGCGGCAATGTGTGGTGAGACACCAGATGAACGACCATACCAAGCTAGGTCGACAAAGCTACGACTGGCCAAAGTGGCCCAACAGCAACTAGGAGAGCTCCCGGAGGGAGTGG CCTCGACATTGGCGGACCGTGCTTCAGCTGCTGAGGATAGGACGCTGAACACTTGA
- a CDS encoding sarcosine oxidase (similar to Cordyceps militaris CM01 XP_006669722.1): protein MSSYLIIGAGNFGAATALTLIKREPASKVTLVDCTQFPNPRAASHDVNKIVHDDYPDKLYMQMLKRAMPMWRNHELYKTWYHEVGMLRADPSNFGEEIIASYKDMGIENNSNFISVKDVRERWNGSFATANFAGLEKILFNPKVGFAEADKALEAVIQEAVDQGVEYVLGVVTKINIGAAGECTGVTLQSGETLNADKLLLATGARTAALLAQSAPENQQFHAEDRLLATGALSFYAKVQGAQKERLSSIPVLKNCLPHVKGETISILADGTIKFNCDMYFTNYVECPFTGQRLSMAPDESIYNVWTGPKFMTFFQECARKTLDGLYGKEMEDVIIDAYRICWDASTPTHDFLITPHPHCRGLYVATGGSFHGWKFLPVIGDYIADMMQGSLEAEFADRWAWDQISGDGHSVNPTYDIVGDLQGWLA, encoded by the exons ATGTCGTCCTACCTTATCATCGGTGCTGGCAACTTCGGTGCGGCCACCGCCTTAACGTTGATCAAAAGGGAACCAGCAAGTAAGGTCACCCTCGTTGATTGCACTCAGTTTCCCAACCCTCGAGCTGCTTCGCACGATGTCAACAAAATTGTCCACGATGACTACCCTGACAAGCTGTACATGCAAATGCTGAAGAGGGCAATGCCCATGTGGCGAAACCATGAGCTATACAAGACATGGTACCACGAAGTAGGCATGCTAAGAGCTGACCCCTCCAACTTTGGGGAGGAGATCATTGCTTCATACAAGGATATGGGTATTGAAAACAATTCAAACTTTATTAGCGTGAAGGATGTTCGTGAGCGATGGAACGGCTCAttcgccacggccaacttCGCCGGCTTGGAAAAGATTCTCTTTAACCCGAAAGTGGGATTTGCGGAGGCCGATAAAGCCCTTGAGGCTGTCATTCAAGAAGCGGTGGACCAGGGCGTTGAGTACGTTCTCGGTGTCGTGACAAAGATCAACATTGGTGCCGCTGGTGAGTGTACGGGAGTCACACTACAGTCTGGGGAGACTCTGAATGCAGACAAACTCTTGCTTGCTACGGGGGCGCGCACGGCAGCCCTGCTGGCACAGAGTGCGCCAGAGAACCAACAGTTTCACGCCGAAGACCGGTTGCTGGCTACTGGTGCATTGAGCTTCTATGCTAAGGTCCAAGGTGCCCAGAAGGAGAGGCTATCATCAATTCCTGTGTTGAAGAATTGCCTGCCTCATGTCAAAG GCGAAACAATATCGATTCTTGCTGATGGCACCATCAAATTCAACTGTGATATGTACTTCACCAACTATGTCGAGTGCCCCTTCACCGGTCAGCGTTTGTCGATGGCTCCCGATGAGAGCATATACAATGTCTGGACTGGGCCTAAGTTCATGACGTTCTTCCAGGAATGCGCGAGAAAGACCCTAGATGGGCTTTACGGCAAAGAGATGGAGGATGTCATTATTGACGCCTATCGTATTTGCTG GGACGCATCTACTCCAACACACGACTTCCTGATCACACCGCATCCACATTGCCGAGGTCTATACGTGGCAACCGGCGGCTCGTTCCATGGCTGGAAATTCTTGCCAGTAATTGGAGACTACATTGCTGACATGATGCAAGGCAGCCTTGAGGCCGAGTTCGCTGATCGTTGGGCTTGGGACCAGATAAGCGGTGATGGCCACTCAGTCAATCCGACGTACGATATTGTGGGAGACCTGCAGGGCTGGCTCGCGTGA